The Thomasclavelia ramosa DSM 1402 genome includes a region encoding these proteins:
- a CDS encoding 6-phospho-beta-glucosidase, translating into MALSKDFLWGGALAAHQFEGGVLNTSKGYSVADVMTAGAHGVPRRITDQIMENEYYPNHVGIDFYSHYKEDIALFAEMGFKCFRTSIAWTRIFPNGDETEPNEEGLQFYDDVFDELLKYGIEPVITLSHFEMPYHLAKEYGGFMNRKTIDFFVKFAEVCFKRYKDKVKYWMTFNEINNQMNFKNDIFGWTNSGAHFGDYDNPEEAMYICGHHTLLASALAVKIGKQINPNFLIGNMIAMVPIYPFSCRPADMVLSNQMMHDRWFFCDVQCRGHYPAYALKMFERKGFNINITEEDKKILAEGTVDYIGFSYYMTNTVDSTAHQDVSKATDGSSEHSVKNPFIKESDWGWAIDPEGLRYALNIFYERYEKPLFIVENGFGAIDVKEADGSCHDDYRINYLKAHIKEMKKAVELDGIDLIGYTPWGCIDCVSFTTGEMKKRYGFIYVDRDNEGNGTLERSKKDSFEWYKKVIASNGENLD; encoded by the coding sequence ATGGCTTTAAGTAAAGATTTTTTATGGGGTGGCGCTTTAGCTGCTCATCAATTTGAAGGTGGGGTTTTAAATACCTCAAAAGGATATAGTGTTGCTGATGTGATGACTGCCGGAGCACATGGTGTTCCTCGCCGTATTACTGATCAAATCATGGAAAATGAATATTATCCAAACCATGTTGGAATTGACTTCTATTCTCATTACAAGGAAGATATTGCTTTATTTGCGGAAATGGGATTTAAATGCTTTAGAACATCTATCGCATGGACTCGTATTTTCCCTAATGGTGATGAAACAGAACCCAATGAAGAAGGATTACAATTCTATGATGATGTTTTTGATGAATTATTAAAATATGGAATTGAGCCAGTTATCACATTATCTCATTTTGAGATGCCTTATCATTTAGCAAAAGAATATGGTGGTTTTATGAATCGTAAAACTATTGATTTCTTTGTTAAATTTGCTGAAGTATGTTTTAAAAGATATAAAGATAAAGTTAAATATTGGATGACTTTTAATGAAATTAATAATCAAATGAATTTTAAAAATGATATTTTTGGCTGGACTAATAGTGGTGCTCATTTTGGAGATTATGATAATCCTGAAGAAGCAATGTATATTTGCGGTCATCATACTTTATTAGCAAGTGCATTAGCAGTAAAAATTGGTAAACAAATCAATCCTAACTTTTTGATTGGAAATATGATTGCAATGGTTCCAATTTATCCATTTTCATGTCGTCCTGCTGATATGGTATTATCAAATCAGATGATGCATGATCGCTGGTTCTTCTGTGACGTTCAATGTCGCGGTCATTACCCTGCATATGCTTTAAAAATGTTTGAACGCAAAGGCTTTAATATTAACATTACAGAAGAAGATAAGAAAATTCTTGCTGAAGGAACTGTAGATTATATAGGATTTAGTTATTATATGACTAATACTGTAGATTCAACTGCACATCAAGATGTTTCTAAAGCAACTGATGGTTCAAGTGAGCATTCTGTTAAAAATCCATTTATTAAAGAATCTGACTGGGGCTGGGCAATTGATCCAGAAGGATTAAGATATGCATTGAATATTTTTTATGAAAGATATGAAAAACCATTATTTATCGTCGAAAATGGTTTTGGTGCCATTGACGTTAAAGAAGCTGATGGTTCTTGCCATGATGACTATCGCATCAACTATTTAAAAGCTCATATTAAAGAAATGAAAAAAGCTGTTGAACTTGACGGGATTGATTTAATTGGTTATACCCCTTGGGGATGTATTGACTGTGTTTCATTTACTACTGGTGAAATGAAAAAACGTTATGGTTTTATCTATGTTGATCGTGATAATGAAGGTAATGGTACTTTAGAAAGAAGTAAAAAAGATTCTTTCGAATGGTATAAAAAAGTAATTGCTTCAAATGGAGAAAATCTAGACTAA
- a CDS encoding MATE family efflux transporter gives MIGKLTEGNITRALIKFSIPMILGNLLQQLYNVADTFIVGHYIGTDALAAVGSSFTIMTFLTSIILGLCMGSGILFSMFYGAKQLDKMKTSFFVSFVGIGIFSIGLEIVCLLAIDLILNFMNIPRDIFTDTHQYLFIIFLGLVFTFIYNYFSSLLRALGNSKIPLIFLALASIINIGLDIYLVAEVAMGVAGAAVATLIAQAFSAIGIMLYVFLSQKELLPQRKHWHFEREIFEKIKAYSLLTCIQQSVMNFGILMIQGLVNSFGLVTMSAFAAAVKIDSFAYMPVQDFGNAFSTYIAQNKGAGLEERIHKGFKVAVVMASIFCIFISALVFIFADKLMLIFIESSKSEIIYQGAQYLRIEGACYLGIGCLFLLYGYYRGVGKPGISVVLTVISLGTRVVLAYLLAPLFGTLAIWWAIPIGWFLADLIGIMYGLKKERWTNRYIDK, from the coding sequence ATGATAGGGAAATTAACAGAAGGAAATATTACCAGGGCATTAATTAAATTTTCAATTCCAATGATCTTAGGAAATCTTTTACAGCAGCTTTATAATGTAGCTGATACTTTTATTGTTGGACATTATATCGGAACTGATGCTCTGGCAGCAGTTGGCTCATCTTTTACGATTATGACTTTTTTAACTTCCATTATCTTAGGTCTTTGCATGGGGAGTGGAATTTTATTTTCGATGTTCTATGGGGCTAAACAATTAGATAAAATGAAAACATCTTTTTTTGTCTCTTTTGTAGGAATCGGCATTTTTTCAATTGGATTAGAAATAGTTTGTCTTTTAGCAATTGATCTAATTTTAAATTTTATGAATATTCCTAGGGATATTTTTACGGATACCCATCAATATTTGTTTATAATTTTTCTAGGTCTAGTTTTTACTTTTATTTACAATTATTTTTCCTCGCTATTAAGAGCTTTGGGAAATTCTAAAATCCCATTGATCTTTCTAGCATTAGCATCAATTATAAATATTGGATTAGATATTTATTTAGTGGCAGAAGTTGCAATGGGGGTAGCTGGAGCTGCTGTTGCGACATTGATTGCCCAAGCTTTTAGTGCTATTGGTATCATGCTTTATGTCTTTCTAAGTCAAAAAGAATTGTTACCGCAACGAAAACATTGGCATTTTGAACGTGAAATATTTGAGAAAATCAAAGCGTACTCATTATTAACTTGTATCCAGCAATCAGTAATGAATTTTGGGATTTTAATGATTCAAGGGTTAGTAAATAGTTTTGGTTTAGTAACGATGTCAGCTTTTGCTGCTGCTGTAAAGATTGATTCATTTGCTTATATGCCAGTTCAAGATTTTGGTAATGCTTTTTCAACCTATATTGCTCAAAATAAAGGAGCAGGATTAGAAGAACGAATACATAAAGGATTTAAAGTAGCAGTTGTAATGGCTTCTATCTTTTGTATTTTTATTTCTGCCTTAGTCTTTATCTTTGCTGATAAGCTAATGCTGATCTTCATAGAATCTTCAAAGTCTGAAATTATCTATCAAGGGGCTCAGTATCTAAGAATTGAAGGTGCTTGTTATTTAGGAATTGGATGTTTATTTTTATTGTATGGTTATTATCGTGGGGTTGGTAAACCAGGAATTTCTGTAGTTTTAACTGTTATTTCGCTAGGGACACGTGTTGTTTTAGCATATCTTTTAGCACCATTATTTGGAACTTTGGCGATTTGGTGGGCAATTCCAATTGGCTGGTTTTTAGCTGATTTGATTGGGATTATGTATGGTTTAAAAAAAGAAAGGTGGACTAATAGATACATCGATAAGTAG
- a CDS encoding 6-phospho-beta-glucosidase — protein sequence MTFNKDFLWGGAIAAHQAEGAWQEGGKGISCSDVETAGNNVTGAPRRLTDGVIEGEDYPNHVGVDFYHRYKEDIALFAEMGFKAFRTSIAWTRIFPRGDEETPNEEGLQFYDDLFDECHKYGIEPIITLSHFEMPWTLAKEYGGFRNREAIDMFVKFAKVCFERYQHKVKYWMTFNEINNQADVSQHNLIQEGAVLLKKDDDAEYLMYLSAHHELVASALAVKAAHEINPDLQVGCMIGMNAVYPASPNPTDVMNALGAMHQKYWYVEVHARGHYPNHILKKFERKGYDFITEEDKKILSQGKVDYIGFSYYMSFASKYQGRNEKTYDYFSEDFVRNTHLKASDWGWQIDPLGLRWCLNWFHDRFELPMMIVENGFGAYDKVEADGTIDDQYRIDYLAAHIEAMRDAVDYDGVELLGYTMWSPIDIVSASTGEYDKRYGFIYVNYNNNHEGDFSRCKKKSFDWYKKVIATNGEDLSE from the coding sequence ATGACATTTAATAAAGATTTTTTATGGGGTGGTGCAATTGCAGCACATCAAGCTGAAGGAGCTTGGCAAGAAGGTGGAAAAGGAATTAGTTGCTCTGATGTCGAAACAGCAGGGAATAATGTAACTGGTGCGCCAAGACGCTTAACTGATGGCGTCATCGAAGGAGAAGATTATCCAAATCATGTTGGGGTGGATTTCTACCATCGCTATAAGGAAGATATTGCTTTATTCGCTGAAATGGGATTCAAAGCATTTAGAACTTCTATTGCCTGGACACGAATTTTTCCTCGGGGTGATGAAGAAACACCTAACGAAGAGGGTTTACAATTTTATGATGATTTATTTGATGAATGTCATAAATATGGAATTGAGCCAATTATAACATTATCGCACTTCGAAATGCCTTGGACGCTTGCAAAAGAGTACGGTGGTTTTAGAAATCGTGAAGCAATCGACATGTTCGTTAAATTTGCCAAAGTATGCTTTGAAAGATACCAGCATAAAGTTAAATACTGGATGACTTTTAATGAAATCAATAATCAAGCTGATGTTTCTCAGCACAACTTAATCCAAGAAGGAGCTGTACTTTTAAAAAAAGATGATGATGCAGAATATTTAATGTATTTATCTGCTCACCATGAATTAGTCGCTTCTGCTTTAGCTGTTAAAGCCGCTCATGAGATCAATCCTGATTTACAAGTTGGATGTATGATTGGGATGAATGCTGTTTACCCTGCATCACCTAATCCAACTGATGTAATGAACGCTTTAGGAGCAATGCATCAAAAATACTGGTATGTTGAAGTCCATGCCCGTGGTCACTACCCAAATCATATATTGAAAAAATTCGAAAGAAAAGGTTATGATTTTATTACTGAAGAAGATAAAAAGATTTTATCTCAAGGTAAAGTGGACTATATTGGATTCTCATATTACATGAGTTTTGCTTCAAAATATCAAGGACGTAATGAAAAAACATATGATTATTTCAGTGAGGACTTTGTTCGAAATACTCATCTAAAAGCTTCAGACTGGGGTTGGCAAATCGATCCACTAGGATTACGCTGGTGCCTAAACTGGTTCCATGACCGTTTTGAGTTACCAATGATGATTGTTGAAAATGGTTTTGGTGCTTATGACAAAGTAGAAGCAGACGGAACAATCGATGATCAGTATCGTATCGACTATTTAGCAGCACATATCGAAGCTATGAGGGATGCAGTTGACTATGATGGAGTAGAATTATTAGGTTATACAATGTGGTCACCGATCGACATTGTCTCTGCTTCTACTGGTGAATATGATAAACGCTATGGATTTATCTATGTGAATTACAATAATAATCATGAAGGAGATTTTTCAAGATGTAAGAAAAAATCTTTTGACTGGTATAAGAAAGTCATTGCCACAAATGGTGAAGATTTAAGTGAATAA
- a CDS encoding helix-turn-helix transcriptional regulator produces the protein MLSTNLVWLRKHYQYTQEEIAQQVGVSRQSVAKWESGESLPDIDSCMALAKIYNVTIDNLINHDEDDAGIVIPPKGKHFFGAVTVGERGQIVIPQEARRIFKISAGDKILILGDEERGLAIVHQRDVINFVSELGVPKNEKD, from the coding sequence ATGCTTAGTACGAATCTCGTTTGGCTTAGAAAACATTATCAATATACTCAAGAAGAAATTGCACAGCAAGTTGGTGTATCACGTCAATCTGTAGCAAAATGGGAAAGCGGTGAATCATTGCCTGATATTGACAGCTGTATGGCATTGGCAAAAATATACAATGTAACAATTGATAATTTAATCAATCATGATGAAGATGATGCTGGAATCGTAATTCCTCCCAAAGGAAAACATTTTTTTGGAGCAGTTACTGTTGGTGAACGTGGACAAATCGTAATTCCTCAAGAAGCACGTCGAATCTTTAAAATTTCCGCTGGTGATAAAATTTTGATCCTTGGTGATGAAGAACGTGGTCTAGCTATTGTCCATCAGCGTGATGTTATTAACTTTGTTAGTGAATTAGGAGTACCCAAAAATGAAAAGGACTGA
- a CDS encoding ABC transporter ATP-binding protein: MEMIEIKNLTKKYNDKLAVDNLNLSIKQGKLLALLGVNGAGKTTTLKMLSGLIQPTSGDARINNYSIVNESLFVKELIAVSPQETAIAPNLTVRENLELMAEIHGFKKTLINNKVIEMITAFNLKDVAAKKSKKLSGGYQRRLSIAMALISEPQILFLDEPTLGLDILAREQLWRTIKALKGKITIILTTHYLEEAEALSDYVCIMKDGKIKALGTTNELIKFAKTTSFEDAFIKLATGGTENENMGLC, translated from the coding sequence ATGGAAATGATTGAAATTAAAAATTTAACAAAAAAATATAATGATAAACTTGCTGTTGATAATTTAAATCTATCAATCAAACAAGGAAAATTACTAGCTCTATTGGGAGTAAATGGAGCCGGTAAAACTACTACACTCAAAATGTTATCGGGTTTGATTCAACCAACAAGCGGTGATGCTAGAATCAATAACTATAGCATTGTTAATGAAAGCCTCTTTGTTAAAGAGCTTATCGCCGTTTCACCCCAAGAAACTGCAATCGCACCGAATTTAACCGTTAGAGAAAATTTGGAATTAATGGCGGAAATCCATGGTTTTAAAAAAACTTTAATCAATAACAAAGTCATCGAAATGATTACCGCTTTTAATTTGAAAGATGTTGCTGCTAAAAAAAGTAAAAAACTATCGGGTGGTTATCAACGGCGCTTAAGTATTGCTATGGCCCTAATTAGTGAGCCACAAATTTTATTTTTAGATGAGCCAACACTAGGACTTGATATTTTAGCCAGAGAACAATTATGGCGCACAATAAAAGCACTAAAAGGTAAGATTACTATCATTTTAACTACCCATTATCTCGAAGAAGCCGAAGCTTTATCAGATTATGTTTGTATTATGAAAGATGGTAAAATCAAAGCCCTGGGAACCACAAATGAACTAATTAAATTCGCCAAGACAACCAGCTTTGAAGATGCCTTTATAAAACTTGCAACAGGAGGAACTGAAAATGAGAACATGGGCCTTTGCTAA
- a CDS encoding ABC transporter permease, whose product MRTWAFAKRTTKEILRDPINIIFGLGFPIVILLLLTTIQKNIPATPFSLKQLTPGIAVFGLSFLSLFSATLISRDRMSSLLARLFTTPMTAKDYILGYTLPLIPMALIQTLLCYLAAFYLGLKITPDVIIAILCTIPISIIFITIGLFCGTIFNDRQVGGICGALLTNLTAWLSGTWFSLDLIGGLFKDIAYCFPFVHAVDMARDGLNANYHAMPNNLFWVLSYAGLLLIAAVSLFKYKMKHN is encoded by the coding sequence ATGAGAACATGGGCCTTTGCTAAAAGAACCACAAAAGAAATTTTACGTGACCCTATTAATATTATTTTTGGTTTAGGTTTTCCAATCGTTATCTTGTTACTATTGACAACAATCCAAAAAAATATTCCAGCCACTCCTTTTTCACTAAAACAATTAACACCAGGAATTGCAGTATTTGGCTTGTCCTTCTTATCATTATTTTCAGCTACATTGATCTCTCGTGATCGAATGTCATCATTATTAGCACGATTATTTACTACTCCTATGACAGCTAAAGATTATATTTTGGGATATACTTTACCATTAATACCAATGGCCTTGATACAGACTTTACTTTGCTATCTAGCAGCATTTTATCTAGGTTTAAAAATAACACCTGATGTCATTATTGCCATCTTATGTACAATCCCCATTTCAATTATTTTTATTACAATCGGCTTATTTTGTGGCACTATTTTTAATGATAGACAAGTCGGAGGAATCTGTGGTGCCTTATTAACTAATCTTACCGCGTGGCTAAGTGGGACATGGTTTAGTTTAGATTTAATTGGAGGCTTGTTTAAAGATATTGCGTATTGTTTTCCTTTTGTCCATGCTGTAGATATGGCACGAGATGGCTTAAATGCGAATTATCACGCAATGCCTAATAATTTATTCTGGGTTTTAAGCTACGCTGGACTCCTCTTAATTGCAGCTGTTTCATTATTTAAATATAAAATGAAACATAATTAA
- a CDS encoding DNA-deoxyinosine glycosylase: MREYHLIEPVYNKSSKILILGSFPSVKSREANFFYHHPQNRFWKILANIYNTELPETIIEKKEFLINQHIAVWDVIASCEIKGSSDSSITNVEVNDLKKIIDQSQITHIYTNGNLADRLYHRYFDEIIDLPVTKLPSSSPANASYSLTKLISFWKEIKSL; the protein is encoded by the coding sequence ATGAGAGAATATCATTTAATTGAACCTGTATATAATAAAAGTTCTAAAATATTAATTTTAGGTTCTTTTCCATCAGTAAAATCGCGGGAGGCCAACTTTTTTTATCATCATCCGCAGAATCGTTTTTGGAAAATTCTTGCAAATATTTATAATACTGAATTACCAGAGACTATTATTGAAAAGAAAGAATTTTTAATAAATCAACATATAGCTGTGTGGGATGTAATTGCTAGTTGTGAAATCAAAGGTTCGAGTGATAGTAGTATTACAAATGTTGAAGTCAATGATCTAAAGAAAATCATTGATCAAAGTCAAATTACGCATATTTATACAAATGGGAACTTAGCAGATAGATTGTATCATCGCTATTTCGATGAAATTATTGATCTTCCTGTTACTAAGTTACCATCAAGTTCACCAGCTAATGCGAGTTATTCTTTGACGAAATTAATTAGTTTTTGGAAAGAAATAAAATCGTTATAA
- a CDS encoding EamA family transporter: protein MWIGLACLSALFAGVTAVLAKIGLKNVDSSLATALRTIIVLIFSWIMVLFAGTQEQLKYIDSNTVLVLCFSGIATGLSWLCYFKALQLGDVNKVTPIDKSSTILTMLLAFIFFDEKITMLKIISMIIMSLGTYMMIEKKQVVNKVTNNHWLLFALASALFASLTAIIAKIAMLNIDSNLGTFIRTAVVLIMAWGIVFYQRSYHTIKEITKKNWLFLFSSGITTGLSWICYYKALQLGEASIVVPIDKLSIIVTIIFSYFVLKESLSKKAVAGLILIVAGTMLLLI, encoded by the coding sequence GTGTGGATTGGATTAGCTTGTCTATCAGCTTTATTTGCTGGGGTTACTGCAGTTCTTGCAAAAATTGGTTTGAAGAATGTTGATTCTTCTTTAGCAACAGCATTAAGGACAATAATTGTTTTAATTTTTTCATGGATAATGGTCTTATTTGCTGGAACCCAGGAACAATTAAAATATATTGATAGTAATACAGTATTGGTTTTATGTTTTTCTGGAATTGCAACTGGATTATCATGGTTATGTTATTTTAAGGCACTACAATTAGGAGATGTTAACAAAGTTACACCAATTGATAAAAGTAGTACAATTTTAACGATGCTGTTAGCATTTATTTTCTTTGACGAAAAAATTACTATGCTTAAAATAATTTCTATGATAATTATGTCTTTAGGAACTTATATGATGATTGAAAAAAAGCAGGTTGTAAATAAAGTGACAAATAACCATTGGCTATTATTTGCCTTGGCTTCAGCTTTATTTGCTTCTTTGACGGCTATAATTGCTAAGATTGCAATGCTTAATATTGATAGTAATCTGGGAACTTTTATTCGTACAGCGGTAGTATTGATTATGGCTTGGGGGATTGTTTTTTATCAGCGAAGTTATCATACAATTAAAGAAATTACAAAAAAGAATTGGCTTTTTTTATTTTCTTCTGGAATTACAACAGGTTTATCATGGATCTGTTATTATAAAGCGTTGCAATTAGGGGAGGCTAGTATTGTGGTTCCAATCGATAAACTGAGTATCATCGTCACAATTATCTTTTCGTATTTTGTTTTAAAAGAGTCTTTGTCAAAAAAGGCTGTGGCGGGATTGATTTTGATCGTTGCAGGAACAATGTTATTATTGATTTAA
- a CDS encoding response regulator, which produces MNKPFVLVVEDDNAVRNLIATTLETHDYKYHTSQTGKQAIIETASQKPDIMLLDLGLPDLDGVEIIKKVRTWTNMPIIVISARSEDRDKIEALDAGADDYLTKPFSVEELLARLRVILRRLNYNQSQNIESSDFVNGDLKIDYAGGCAYLDQQELHLTPIEYKLLCLLSRNVGKVLTHTYITKEIWGSTLESDVASLRVFMATLRKKIELDPTHPKYIQTHVGVGYRMLRIE; this is translated from the coding sequence ATGAATAAGCCATTTGTATTAGTTGTAGAAGATGATAACGCAGTTAGAAATTTGATTGCTACAACTTTAGAAACTCATGATTATAAATATCATACTTCACAAACGGGAAAACAAGCAATTATTGAAACTGCTTCACAAAAACCGGATATAATGCTGTTGGATCTTGGGCTGCCTGATTTAGATGGGGTTGAAATTATAAAAAAAGTACGTACTTGGACAAATATGCCAATAATCGTTATTAGTGCTCGAAGTGAAGATCGTGATAAAATTGAGGCTCTTGATGCTGGGGCTGATGATTATTTGACCAAACCTTTTTCAGTTGAGGAACTTTTAGCAAGATTACGTGTTATTTTAAGACGGCTTAATTATAATCAAAGTCAAAATATAGAAAGTAGTGATTTTGTTAATGGTGATCTAAAAATTGATTACGCTGGCGGATGTGCATATTTAGATCAGCAAGAACTGCATTTAACACCGATTGAATATAAGTTGCTGTGCCTTCTCTCAAGAAATGTTGGCAAAGTATTAACACATACATATATTACTAAAGAAATTTGGGGGAGTACTTTAGAGAGTGATGTTGCCTCATTAAGAGTATTTATGGCTACGCTTCGTAAAAAAATAGAATTAGATCCTACGCATCCTAAATATATTCAGACCCATGTTGGAGTTGGATACCGAATGTTACGAATTGAATAA
- a CDS encoding DUF4118 domain-containing protein, which translates to MINQQEHILLCLSSSTSNPDVIKMAAAVAHENKAIFTALYVETPDNSKISKDDRERLQYNTNLARKLGANIETAFGLDIAYQINEFCKNAKVTKVFFGHSQKDRKHLFSSRLDKKLLNLLKDLDINIVYHQNTGKDKSKQRDFNFVVKGKDLAISIFILLIATLIGILFHHLGFSEANTITVYILSVLITAITTSNRIYSLVSSILSVLIFNFMFTNPRFTLAAYGSGYPVTFAIMLIAAFITSTLAIRIKQQAKQSAQHAYRTKVLLETNRLLQKEKSIAGIKETAAKQIVKLLNKSVMIYQITENDTILHEVFHHNNMTVHDCDEIETNVHWVYQNNKTYQAKNYYLPLASTNDIYGVVVIILEDVILDAFENNLVLSIVGECALALEKEFFNQKKEEAAIEAKNERLRANLLRSISHDLRTPLTSISGNASVLINNSGSLDENKKMQLYEVIYDDSLWLINLVENLLSVTRIEDGKMNLHLETELIEEVINEALNHISHKKDEHRIEVKANDEFILAKIDAGLIIQVIINIVDNAIKYTPKGSMISIETFKHKDFVEIQIADDGAGISDKDKEKLFEMFYTVKHEVIDGRRGLGLGLALCKAIIVAHGGNIAVKDNIPHGTIFSFTLPIKEVEIHE; encoded by the coding sequence ATGATTAATCAACAAGAACATATTCTACTATGTCTTTCTTCATCTACTTCTAATCCTGATGTGATTAAAATGGCTGCTGCTGTAGCACATGAAAATAAAGCAATTTTTACTGCTTTATATGTTGAAACACCAGATAATTCAAAAATTAGTAAGGATGATCGCGAAAGACTCCAATATAATACTAATTTGGCTAGAAAGTTAGGTGCTAATATCGAAACAGCTTTTGGTTTAGATATTGCTTATCAAATTAATGAATTTTGCAAAAATGCTAAAGTAACTAAAGTGTTTTTTGGACATAGTCAAAAGGACAGGAAACATTTATTTAGTTCAAGGCTAGATAAGAAATTATTAAATTTACTAAAAGATTTGGATATTAATATTGTCTATCATCAAAATACGGGGAAAGATAAATCAAAGCAAAGAGATTTTAATTTTGTTGTTAAGGGTAAAGATTTAGCTATTTCAATATTTATTCTGTTGATAGCAACCCTGATAGGGATATTATTCCATCATTTAGGTTTTAGTGAAGCAAATACAATTACAGTTTATATTTTAAGTGTTTTAATTACTGCTATAACTACATCTAACCGTATTTATAGTCTTGTATCATCGATTTTAAGTGTTTTAATTTTTAACTTTATGTTTACTAATCCACGTTTTACTTTAGCAGCCTATGGTTCTGGTTATCCTGTAACCTTTGCAATTATGCTGATAGCCGCTTTTATTACGAGTACTTTAGCAATAAGGATAAAACAGCAGGCAAAACAGTCTGCTCAACATGCATATCGTACAAAAGTTCTATTAGAGACAAATCGTCTTTTGCAAAAAGAAAAAAGTATTGCAGGAATTAAAGAAACGGCAGCTAAACAAATTGTTAAATTATTAAATAAATCAGTGATGATTTATCAAATTACTGAAAATGATACGATTTTACATGAAGTCTTTCATCATAATAATATGACTGTTCATGATTGTGATGAGATTGAAACTAATGTTCACTGGGTCTACCAGAATAATAAAACATATCAAGCTAAGAATTACTATTTACCGCTTGCTAGTACTAATGATATTTATGGTGTAGTAGTAATAATTTTAGAAGATGTTATTCTTGATGCTTTTGAAAATAATTTAGTACTATCAATCGTTGGTGAATGTGCTTTAGCTCTAGAAAAAGAGTTTTTTAACCAAAAGAAAGAAGAAGCTGCAATTGAAGCTAAAAATGAGCGGTTGCGTGCAAATTTATTACGTTCAATTTCGCATGATTTACGAACACCATTAACTAGTATTTCTGGTAATGCAAGTGTACTGATAAATAATAGCGGCAGCTTAGATGAAAATAAAAAAATGCAGTTATACGAAGTAATCTACGATGATTCATTATGGTTGATTAATCTGGTTGAAAATCTTCTTTCAGTTACAAGAATTGAAGATGGCAAAATGAATCTGCATTTAGAAACAGAACTTATTGAGGAAGTTATAAATGAGGCATTGAATCATATTAGTCATAAAAAGGATGAACACCGTATTGAGGTAAAGGCTAATGATGAATTTATTTTAGCAAAAATAGATGCTGGCTTAATAATTCAAGTAATTATAAATATTGTTGACAATGCAATTAAATATACACCAAAAGGTTCAATGATTAGTATTGAAACCTTTAAGCATAAAGATTTTGTAGAAATTCAAATTGCTGATGATGGAGCAGGAATCAGTGATAAGGACAAAGAAAAACTTTTTGAAATGTTTTATACTGTAAAGCATGAGGTTATTGACGGACGTCGCGGACTTGGTTTAGGGTTAGCTTTGTGTAAAGCTATTATTGTAGCGCATGGTGGTAATATTGCAGTTAAGGACAATATTCCTCACGGAACGATTTTTAGTTTTACATTGCCGATTAAGGAGGTTGAAATACATGAATAA